The Mytilus galloprovincialis chromosome 3, xbMytGall1.hap1.1, whole genome shotgun sequence genomic interval CAAGCAACTGATGGAAATAaaggaattttaaaaataaaaaaaaaagaaagaacattGTACATATTGATAACCGCAGTTCTCGGATGCGGATCAACGATGTTGAAAAGGGGACACCACTATAGGCAGCATAAGGATCGAGTGAGACTTGTAAAAGATTATACATTTACCATAATGTAGTTCTATAAGGGCGGCGTTCCTAAATCCAGCTCAACTGGCACTCCCATTTCAGATTTACGAAACGTATTTTGTTATTCAGCATTCTAGTATATTAATGGTTTCTGTAGGGTTTATTCTATATATgattttaaagtctttggtttatCTGTGTTTTTTGTAGTCTGAAGATCTCTGAAGTGTCTAActtattgcccccccccccccttccccccatCTTAATATCATGCTGATACTTCATCATTCGAATTCAGTCACATGTTGTCTAGCCATTTCAGTGACCACCTTTTTGGTATCGTTTTGGCGTGCTCTCCCAACAGAGTCCGGGAGATCATGAGCTCAACTTCTGTCGGGTCaaacaaagactttaaaattggcATTTGCTGCGTCTCCGCTTTAAGAACACGTGTCGGATCAAGCACCTTAATAGTCCAGCTCTGTTGTCACTGTTTGGACAAGTACAAAGATGGGTTCATATAAATTAACTTGTTCTTGCCCTTTTTTGTGAATTTAATATTTACAACTGGACGTTGAACACCAATTCATCATCATCAACATCTAGACTTGGGACGAGTCAGCTGTTCTTGTGTTGATGTTTTATCCATCATCTTTTTCAATATCACCCATGATTGAAATgacaagtttttttatttttttattttacgaagtaaaaaaaaagtaattagcTAGGAGGgtcacaaaaacatataaaataaaaaaatttcaagttttttttttcagctGTTGATATAGGCAAATATGCAATGCTTTTGTCGTTTTTAgttatttcattacaaattttaaacgGACAATGAACCCACGCTTCTGCTAAAAAGATCACAAGAACACAAGATTTGCAGTTATTGTAGAATAATtgctttgctatttttttttagctcacctggtccgaaAGGGCCAAGTGATCTTTTCTAATCACTTCACGTCCgacgtcgtcgttaacttttttcatttttaacttttctACAAaatcactgaatggaatgaatcCACATTGCATGGATACTTCTAaagaggtgctgaccaagtgctgTTACTTAGtagctgaaaaaaaatcaaaaattgtcaCCAAAATAACCATAGAAGccatgggaaatacatacaattgTTTTCTTccagagaaccactgaattgtaTGAAACCAACACGACATGTATGTTCCTAACGAGCTGTtgcaagtgttgttactttgtaaccgaaccatcatccaagatggccacgaGCAAGGGAATAATAAGTTTAACATAAGGCCATATgggaaataaatacaaatacttcTTGAAATCTTCTCTAGAGTAGCACTTTGAAACTAATCATGGCATAagtgttccttatgaggtgctgatgaAGTGTTGctacatgttgagcaggatctatctacctttccggagcacctgagatcacccctagtttttggtgttgcttattctttagtgttctatgttgtgtcatgtgttctattgtttgtctgtttgtctttttcatttttagccatggcgttgtcagtttattttcgatttatgagtttgactgttcctctggtatctttcgtccctgttGTTATCGATTTACTGTTCATGATGACCACCAGGACCTaattagtttaacatagaacacTACGGGGAAATATGTAACAAATGTCTTCTTCTTAAGAACCTTTGAATGgattgaaaccaaacatggtatTCATGTTCCTTGAGTTGCTTAGCAGGTACTTAACAAGTTTTGTAACTTTGTTACTGATTTGTCATACAAGATGGCCACCAATGGGAGACCTAGTTATAGgaattacattaaaatgtttgttttatattaaccactgaatggaatggattcaaatatggcatgaatgttccttgtgAGGTGCTAACCAAttagtgttgttactttgttgatGATTTGTTACCCTAGAAGTTCTTAAAAGTAATTTCCTACAATTTCAATGAATTTTTGTGTAATTTCTGTAAACTTTATGAAAGTCACCTGGTTTTGATTAAATTATGGGGTCAATATGTAACTTAAATTATCCTCAATCATTAGTAGGGTATTTGTCAtgattttaacctttttttacatgatttccaaaaccaaaGTACTAGTAGAATCaagtgagcaacacaggctcttgagaccCTCTAGTTTGTTGTAAGAAATGTTTGCATAACATTTGATATGTTTGTTTACAATAAATAGTAAAAGCATTTGCATTGCGACTTGCACTAAAAACCTACACAAattgaaacagacaaacaatggaACCCTGTTTGCTTGTATTAGAACAAAGTCTGCAAAAGGTTTAGAGTTTATAAAGTATTTTGCAAAACTGTGACAGCTGAGTTTACATTTTTAAAGCTCTGAGATTTCTGTAAATTCGAATGTCTTAAATCAGGTAATTTAATGaatctttttttctttgtagCTAATAATTACAAAATGGAATCCTGTAAGAATGTTATAGAACAATTGGTACAATGTTGTAGAAAGCTGAAAGATCCAGCATCTTCACCTCCTTGCTCTGGATATTTAAAACATTTGCATAAAAAGCCTACTTGATGCCAGTTTGGAATCATAGTGTTAAAATATCTCAATCTTATATAAGTGGTCATGTAAACTGTTAAATATGTgaattatacaaacaaatatttataaatttattttattcaataaaacttttACAGACATTTAACAGTTCTATATGTATGTCACCTTGTCCTTTGATTAATATCCAACATAACTGTCAAACCTGCCTTTG includes:
- the LOC143067457 gene encoding cx9C motif-containing protein 4-like, with amino-acid sequence MSRPDPCQKYACKIQDCLQANNYKMESCKNVIEQLVQCCRKLKDPASSPPCSGYLKHLHKKPT